One window of Carassius auratus strain Wakin chromosome 17, ASM336829v1, whole genome shotgun sequence genomic DNA carries:
- the LOC113117342 gene encoding BRISC complex subunit Abraxas 2-like isoform X2, translating into MAASISGYTFSSVCYHSANTNSDHEGFLLGEVRQEETLSISDSHIGSSEFVSVIEVHNHEPCAQLFSFYDYAGNVNEENLNRILKDRRKNVIGWYRFRRNTQQQMSFREQVIHKQLTNILGIPDLVFLLFSFISTANSSTHALEYVLFRPNRNYNQRISLSIPNLGNTSQQEYKVSSVPNTSKNYAGVIKEHGNEFFDKDGVMKDIRAIFQVYSALQERVQAVCCEVDQSERVREKIQEEVNKLKEEIALRKRNRAEEERRLQEAAAVPLPDNSALPDSSQSSPTQVVLSGPSVEPSVERPVNSSSPPIYSTTLPPDSPSAILLPRPQAVGSPGHPSPSLGLGNGDGSSSDSLNRQATGQEDGDDEDSSEYENLVSEQLQPPSLTETVTLGRPATLWPDGDAHSPPGS; encoded by the exons GAGGGCTTCCTGTTGGGAGAAGTGAGACAGGAGGAGACTTTAAGCATCAGTGACTCACACATCGGTAGTTCAGAATTCGTCAGTGTAATAG AGGTCCATAATCATGAACCTTGTGCACAACTGTTTAG CTTTTATGACTATGCGGGTAACGTCAATGAAGAAAATCTCAACAGAATCCTCAAGGACAGAAGAAAA AATGTTATCGGCTGGTACCGGTTTAGAAGGAACACTCAACAGCAGATGTCATTCAGGGAGCAGGTGATCCACAAGCAGTTGACCAATATACTTGGCATCCCAGATCTGGTCTTCCTCCTCTTCAGCTTCATCTCCACAGCCAATAGTTCCACACATGCTTTGGAGTATGTGCTCTTCAGGCCCAACAGAAA CTATAATCAGAGGATATCTCTAAGCATCCCAAACCTGGGCAACACCAGTCAACAGGAATATAAAGTCTCCTCTGTGCCGAACACCTCCAAGAACTACGCCGGGGTCATTAAAGAACATGG gaATGAGTTTTTTGATAAGGATGGGGTGATGAAGGACATTCGAGCTATTTTTCAAGTGTACAGTGCCCTTCAAGAAAGAGTGCAG GCGGTGTGTTGTGAAGTAGATCAAAGTGAACGAGTGAGGGAGAAAATCCAAGAAGAAGTGAACAAACTCAAAGAGGAAATCGCTCTCAGGAAACGGAACCGCGCTGAGGAAGAGAGAA GACTCCAAGAGGCGGCCGCTGTCCCGCTTCCTGATAACTCTGCCCTTCCTGACTCCTCACAGTCTTCACCGACTCAAGTCGTGCTCTCAGGTCCCTCGGTGGAGCCCAGTGTAGAGAGACCCGTGAACTCCTCATCTCCACCAATCTACAGCACCACACTGCCTCCAGATTCACCAAGCGCTATACTGCTACCGCGGCCCCAAGCCGTAGGTTCGCCCGGACACCCGTCTCCCAGTCTGGGCCTGGGCAACGGAGACGGTTCGAGCTCAGATTCCCTGAACCGCCAGGCCACCGGCCAGGAGGACGGCGACGACGAGGACAGTAGCGAGTACGAAAATTTAGTTAGCGAGCAATTGCAACCACCCTCCTTAACAGAAACTGTTACATTAGGACGACCGGCTACACTGTGGCCCGACGGAGATGCCCACAGCCCCCCAGGCTCCTAA
- the LOC113117342 gene encoding BRISC complex subunit Abraxas 2-like isoform X1: MAASISGYTFSSVCYHSANTNSDHEGFLLGEVRQEETLSISDSHIGSSEFVSVIEVHNHEPCAQLFSFYDYAGNVNEENLNRILKDRRKNVIGWYRFRRNTQQQMSFREQVIHKQLTNILGIPDLVFLLFSFISTANSSTHALEYVLFRPNRNSYNQRISLSIPNLGNTSQQEYKVSSVPNTSKNYAGVIKEHGNEFFDKDGVMKDIRAIFQVYSALQERVQAVCCEVDQSERVREKIQEEVNKLKEEIALRKRNRAEEERRLQEAAAVPLPDNSALPDSSQSSPTQVVLSGPSVEPSVERPVNSSSPPIYSTTLPPDSPSAILLPRPQAVGSPGHPSPSLGLGNGDGSSSDSLNRQATGQEDGDDEDSSEYENLVSEQLQPPSLTETVTLGRPATLWPDGDAHSPPGS, translated from the exons GAGGGCTTCCTGTTGGGAGAAGTGAGACAGGAGGAGACTTTAAGCATCAGTGACTCACACATCGGTAGTTCAGAATTCGTCAGTGTAATAG AGGTCCATAATCATGAACCTTGTGCACAACTGTTTAG CTTTTATGACTATGCGGGTAACGTCAATGAAGAAAATCTCAACAGAATCCTCAAGGACAGAAGAAAA AATGTTATCGGCTGGTACCGGTTTAGAAGGAACACTCAACAGCAGATGTCATTCAGGGAGCAGGTGATCCACAAGCAGTTGACCAATATACTTGGCATCCCAGATCTGGTCTTCCTCCTCTTCAGCTTCATCTCCACAGCCAATAGTTCCACACATGCTTTGGAGTATGTGCTCTTCAGGCCCAACAGAAA TAGCTATAATCAGAGGATATCTCTAAGCATCCCAAACCTGGGCAACACCAGTCAACAGGAATATAAAGTCTCCTCTGTGCCGAACACCTCCAAGAACTACGCCGGGGTCATTAAAGAACATGG gaATGAGTTTTTTGATAAGGATGGGGTGATGAAGGACATTCGAGCTATTTTTCAAGTGTACAGTGCCCTTCAAGAAAGAGTGCAG GCGGTGTGTTGTGAAGTAGATCAAAGTGAACGAGTGAGGGAGAAAATCCAAGAAGAAGTGAACAAACTCAAAGAGGAAATCGCTCTCAGGAAACGGAACCGCGCTGAGGAAGAGAGAA GACTCCAAGAGGCGGCCGCTGTCCCGCTTCCTGATAACTCTGCCCTTCCTGACTCCTCACAGTCTTCACCGACTCAAGTCGTGCTCTCAGGTCCCTCGGTGGAGCCCAGTGTAGAGAGACCCGTGAACTCCTCATCTCCACCAATCTACAGCACCACACTGCCTCCAGATTCACCAAGCGCTATACTGCTACCGCGGCCCCAAGCCGTAGGTTCGCCCGGACACCCGTCTCCCAGTCTGGGCCTGGGCAACGGAGACGGTTCGAGCTCAGATTCCCTGAACCGCCAGGCCACCGGCCAGGAGGACGGCGACGACGAGGACAGTAGCGAGTACGAAAATTTAGTTAGCGAGCAATTGCAACCACCCTCCTTAACAGAAACTGTTACATTAGGACGACCGGCTACACTGTGGCCCGACGGAGATGCCCACAGCCCCCCAGGCTCCTAA